Within the Solwaraspora sp. WMMA2056 genome, the region GGGGCAATCCGGGACCCGCCGGGTACGGGGCCGTGGTGCTCGACGCCGGCAGCGGCGCGGTGCTCGCCGAACGGGGCGAGGCGATCGGTGTCGCCACCAACAACGTCGCCGAGTACCAGGGCCTGATCGCCGGGCTGCGCGCCGCCGCCGAACTCGGCGCGACCGCGGTCGACGTACGGATGGACTCGAAGCTGGTCGTCGAGCAGATGTGCGGCCGCTGGCAGATCAAGAACCCGGGGCTGCGTCCGCTCGCCGCGCAGGCCGCCACCCTGGTCCGCGAGTTCGACCTGGTCAGCTTCGGCTGGATTCCCCGGGAGAAGAACAAGCGGGCCGACGCGCTCGCCAACCAGGCGATGGACCGGGCCGCCGGGAAACCGACTCCGGCGACCGATGCTGGGCCGGTCCCGCCGGCGACCGGTGCTGGTCCGGTCTCGGCGGCCGCCGACGCTGCTGGTCGGGTGTCGCCGGAGCCCGACGCCGCTCCGAAGTCGCCGGAGCTCGTCGGTGAGTCCATGTTCGACACCAGCGGCTCCGGCCCCACCCCGACCGCTTCCTGGGAGCCGCCGGCCACCGCCACCGCCACCCGGCTGATCCTGGTCCGCCACGGCGAGACCGGGCTGAACAAGCAGAGCCGCTACTCCGGGCGAGGCGACGTACCGCTGTCGGAGCAGGGCGTCGCGCAGGCCGCCGCCGCTGCCGCCCGGATCGCGGTGATCCGCTCCGCTGCCGACGTGATCGTCAGCTCGCCGCTGTCGCGCTGCGTCGCCACCGCCACGGCGATCGCCGCGCAGGTCGGCGACCCGCCGGTACGCCCCGACGACGACCTGATCGAATGCGACTTCGGCGAATGGGAGGGCCGCACCTTCGCCGAGGTCCGGGAACGCTGGCCGGCCGAGCTGACCGCGTGGCTGGGCTCCACCGCGCTGGCCCCGCCGGGCGGGGAGTCGTTCGTGCAGGTGACGGCGCGGGTACGTAAGGCGGTGCGGGGACTGCTCACCGCGTACCGGGGAAAGACCGTGGTGGTCGTTTCGCACGTCTCCCCGCTCAAGATCATGCTGCGGGACGCGCTGGGGGCCGGGGACGCGCTGCTGCACCGCCTCTACCTCGACCCAACCGGCATCTCGGTGATCGACACCTGGCCCGACGGCGGGGTAGCCGTGCGCACCGTCAACGACACCGCCCACCTCGCCGGCATCGCCACCCCCTGACCCCCTCTCTTTCCCGACGATCTTGCAGTTATCGCGAAGATTTTTCCGTTATGTCCTTCGATAACTGCAAGATCGTCGGGATCTTGGGCGGGTGCGGGTCACCATGATCCGCGGCGGCTAGGCTCCGACGGGTGGACATCGCCGAGCTGGCCCTGCTCGTCG harbors:
- a CDS encoding bifunctional RNase H/acid phosphatase, with protein sequence MKVIVEADGGARGNPGPAGYGAVVLDAGSGAVLAERGEAIGVATNNVAEYQGLIAGLRAAAELGATAVDVRMDSKLVVEQMCGRWQIKNPGLRPLAAQAATLVREFDLVSFGWIPREKNKRADALANQAMDRAAGKPTPATDAGPVPPATGAGPVSAAADAAGRVSPEPDAAPKSPELVGESMFDTSGSGPTPTASWEPPATATATRLILVRHGETGLNKQSRYSGRGDVPLSEQGVAQAAAAAARIAVIRSAADVIVSSPLSRCVATATAIAAQVGDPPVRPDDDLIECDFGEWEGRTFAEVRERWPAELTAWLGSTALAPPGGESFVQVTARVRKAVRGLLTAYRGKTVVVVSHVSPLKIMLRDALGAGDALLHRLYLDPTGISVIDTWPDGGVAVRTVNDTAHLAGIATP